Within the Vanessa cardui chromosome 6, ilVanCard2.1, whole genome shotgun sequence genome, the region cttcacataaaaaaatagtcgaGCACACTGCCATAGTAGAAGGTATTATCGAGTAGAGGATATTAATATAACACGTGGTAGAATTAGAATATGTGTGAAATCCGAATCAGGGTTTTCGGCAACCCAATTTCAAtttgaagtataaaaaaaagttaagcacatgataattcagtggtgcttgcccagACTCAGAACATTCACGATATTCGGTTGTTTCACGTACCTATTATATCCGCTGTCCTGATGGTTGCTTAAAGTTAAACCAGACTCCTTAAAGATTCGCTAAATTATTCTTCGCCtttaaaaagcaaaaataattcattttatttctttcaaatgTTCAATACTGCTTCCATGTTATACATATTAGcgattcttttatttaaaccaTATTTAAAATGCACTTAGAATGTTCGAATGAACAAGAAAAACCTTGGACTTCAATCTCATGTCTcgactttattataattaagcccgaaatgttatgtaataagttattaagatattacaaaaataaaaaaaaaagaaagatgtagaaaaaataattatttatttatggaaaattaaatactaaattacaCAGCATAATCTGTACAAAACAGGTGCATATcttgttttatatgtttaaaattattattacatcagTAATGTAGTCAGTAAAcagttttttacaaataataacaaatagggcttataatttagtatattaaatgcaaattcAGGACCTTGTGAGAAGTTTGCCCATGAATTGTACAATTGCgtcataataatgtataaaaatcgacactattaaaacaaacatagcAAAGCAAATACCGGTGATGTACATAAACTGACTAGCTTCCTGTGGTGTTGCCAGGAGTTCTTCACTGCTTGTATCGCGATCCAAAGCGTCAAACTCTGAagtatctaaaaataattatataactacattgattatttacaatattacctTACAgctatttatatagttttacttgCACTTATGAGCATACTAATTAATATCCTTAACTATAATgactagaatttatttttaattagtttgtcCACTATATTACAAGCTTAGACCCTCAAAAGAAGAATTGTAACCATAAACAATCACCAAAAGTGGCTATGCTGCGGGGAACAACTTATAATGTCATCCTGACCAACTACGGTCACAGCGACTCAGCTCAAGAGAGACCAGTCAACTACAGGACATTCTCAGGTGTACTCTTTATTACCACTCTCACCAATCCAAAACATTGCTTTCTGCTTTGCTACAATATATGTAACCACTAAACATAATGTGTATGCATTGCTTTCTGCTAAATGCAAAATTGCTAATTAGTCCTTGAGATATAGAAAAACACCTATTAACTCAGAAAAATacgtcattattaattaatatataaataagttagaaTACAATACCGGCAGGAGTTTCAACATCACAAACTACATCGCCCTCAGTAATCTGTAAGTCGAGGAGCTCTTTAACAGACAACAAGGCTTCAGCTGGTGCTTCACCAGGAAAGAGATAGTCGCAAAGATAAAGTGAACCCACAGGAACCAATACTCgccgtggtggctcattaaaaCAGACTTTCTCTGTAAAAAGCAGAAATTACGACTATGAATTTAAACTTtcaattattactaatttaacGAAtactactaaaattaaaaacaattattatggtAATATCTATGATTTTATATTCACTTTAAATTAGATTTAGAATACAATGAAGAATCTACCATTTGTGAAACCCATTGTGAAATTCAAGTGTATCCAAGGgtttttagataattttatatacaaaaaacaggttttaactaaactaaaataGTAGATAAAGCTTGTTGCATAGTTATAATAGTAAAAGTTTGAGTTTACTTTccaagatataaatgaaaaataatcttaCCTTCTGGCAACAAGTTATCATCAATCAAAGCATCACAATGCATTGTGAAGCGGGAAGCTAGAGAACGGATGATATCTTGTTTAACTGCAGCAATAGCTTCACTGACTGTTGCCTTCGGGTACATAAACACACTGGAGGATACAACCCCACTAAAATGTATGTTACCATCACATTCTAGGTATTCCACTGTTTCTGGAAGGCTATTTTCCTAcagttacaaaaatacaaatatttttcaataagttGGTTATTCAAgagcaatatattatatagacatCTTCTGCATATTAACACACATACAAAAGAGTAGGAATGTAaactaagtatttaattaatgtataaataaaattttatattattaattaacttgattaattatttaatggtgaagctaactattttttaaatacttacaaaAGGCACAAATAAAGAAACATGCATTGATTTTGGAGCGTCCTGTGTAGTCTTTGTACTACTCTTCAgcctttttttctttataagttGTTCCAAAGCATCAGAACCATCTTTTAACTCTCCATCAATAAACATTACACTTGACTGAATTGTTTTGTATGCAACTTCTAATATTTGctgaaaataataagaattgGGAATTATTCATCAAACAtccatatttcatttaaatatctatatataataataaataattataccattCTAACTCAACAttaaataagtaagtaaatGGCATTTAAAGCAAATACATATTTTCCTATAACCAGTAGTAGTAAGGTGAAAATACAGATCAAATCATttcattaatatcataataaagttTTTCATAACATACTAAaagataatatgataaataaatatagactaCGCTACATGTGAGAATTCTCTATATTGCTATACCTGGAATTGTTGCTTTACTGATATACCACTTTTCTTGACTATGACTGGATAAACATCATCAAACTCATAATAACAGTCTAGTCTCTGCCATTGCTGCATCTTGGGCAAAAATTTCCACTCAACTGGCTTCATTGATGTGGTTTTGCTTGACCCAACCTCAATACTTTTACATGTCAGTACTTTAGTACTAGTAGACATATGGAGTATGAGTCTCTCATTCAAATGAGGATAGTTTCCAAACATATACTGGTTGCTACTTAAAGTTTTATGTATGAAATTGAGAATAgctttaattttactaaaatggTTAGGATCTTCAAAGACATCTTCATCACTTGTGATAAAAAtacctataaaaataaagttgaaatcacataaaaaaagaatatctgGTATTAGTTTATAAGATTTACAAGTTACTAAAAGTTTGTGTGCTTTATtactaaaatcattttaaaattttaaatattaaaagcaatGCATACCTTGAACAAACATTCCTCCTGGTAACATTCGTGTTACATGTTTTGCATGATCCGCAACCCATGCTTCTGACACTCCTAGTAAATTTCGTACGGTTTCAGTTTTTTGTGAATCGTAAGTTTCCTCTGAAACTGTATCAGCAGTTTTGTCGTCGGGTGTACGGGCTAAGTGAATTATATTTTCACGTGCATCAGTAATCTGTTAATAGTTGAATTTTATCGTAATTAACttgcaattaatataaaaaaaattaccgaaATAGAGATATATTACCTGGCCTAATATTAATCCCAATACAAAGTTTTCTTGAGTTGCATATTGCTCTAAATATTGAAGACAATGCTCGGGAGAATACACAGTCCTGACCATTTTgcaaaattatatgatatttatattaaaagaaatactatcatttatttattttgttatgtcgTGGCGACAGGCGACAAGACAATTTGATGGTTTAACTTCAAACATCACATTTGACAGTTGACACTTGGCAATCTTCCGGTTATTTTGAATGATGAAAATATTGAGTCGATGGTCATTCGAAGGATTATCCTTGACTTTAAAGCACCCATTTGTAGGCCCTAGTAGAAAAATTAGATCCATTTAAGCATTCAAAAACTCACAGACAGATTGCTAGACAATTTAAGTAATTTGCAatcttatgtcatatggaatgttatAATAGGATAGGacagtaaataaaatcaaatcaaaataaactttattcgagtagacttttacaaggacttttgaatcgtcattttacaattaagtgaagctaccaccggttcggaaagtagattctaccgagaaaaacaggcaagaaattcagtagttactctttttaaaaacttatttatattttgatatttttgtacggtcccaaataaaagtgttctttctttcttttctttctttcttttttaacgtttaaaaaatacaaagtcatgttagttaaatacaattatttcaattaatatatcctgcttggaaatcaacaggtataACCCCACgctattttatcatctataaaatcttgtatcgaataatatgctttttctaccaaagtattttttacaaacgatttgaatttacgaaaaggcaaagttaaaaatgtctgcggaattttattatagaaagggccccaaaaaagatttattgactttgcggagtcggaaacttggcgttataagcttatccttacctACTCCTTGCACATACAATAATTGTCACTGATTTTagcaaagtgatcaatgttactgtgaacatacataatattgttgttaatatattgcgatgcaacagtgagtattcctactttgttaaaaacgtCCCGAAGAGTCTCTAGCTTTCTctattgctctcttttgtaatataaagacagattcaatatctgcagcgttacctcaaagtaatatgccctatgacataatactgtgaaaataaccaaaataaacttaacgagcggtatcaatatcagttgtCTAACTtatctaaccgcgtatgctgcggagctgagtcttcctgttagggatgataaatgagaactccactgaagtttggaatccaattctattcctaagaaCACCGtggtatcagctacttcaagacgaaatagattttattttttgagcattcaaaactaaattatttactgtaacccaattgtgtatctgtgataatccACCGTTGACATCGTCATAATCAGTTTTTACCCTGTCAGCAAACAaaactatatcacaaataccattaacatagaaaggaagatcatttttatatactagaaatagaaagggacccaaaatttaaccttgtggaacacctatttttaacgtagatccagaagactttattccattaatgaaaacttgctggattctttgacttaagtcaaattaaatttaacttaaatagaaaatgatgttctagtaaattagaatatcattggcaccagatattgaaattgtatttattattgctcCTTCATAGtgtatttatcataatataatgtttcaaGCGAAGTGTTTTTGTATCTTACAAAAATTCTCCAAAAAACATACATACTTTTAagacaagaaataaaaagaaagccTTGCTTTCCGCTTGAATACGGTAGATGGAATGTTTTATTAACTTACCGTgtacttttttaataagaattttaatcaataaatcctATTATTAATTGACATATTGTTTgttggataaataaaaaaacatatagtaAGGGATTTTTTGTCTAAAGGGAGTTCTCGTAGGATAGCTGTTTGAGCATTACTTTATCGGACTGATAAtggttaacaattaaaaaaacaaaacagaaataaacaatCAACTTTTGATAGTTTTCTGaatcttttgtttttgaaattttattttaatgaaaatttaaataaattcgataTAAAGACCATGTATGTAGATAAAGTTGCTGTTTTTGCTTTGTTTACATTTTGGGGATAGTCCCACTACAGAAACATTGACTGATTGATTGGAAAGTAAGAGAAAATTGACTTCACAGTTGCAAAGCAGATTTCGTGATCACATGCTTAAAAAACTATGACACTTGACTACGTTATTATGATCATTTTAAAAGTCTTAGGCAATCGAAGCATTCAAAGCTTTGTCAAAGACTGCTCCACACCACTACATTAGATCTTCATGAATACTTTGAACGAGTCTTGTATTTTAAGAGTACGGAGCTCCTGACGAAACATTGTCCCCGAGTTTTGATGAGTATACgggaaaaaaaaacacacttcAGTTATAACATGATGCTTTAAAGTTGTATCATTATGCTTAGTGATAAAATACCAATGCTAAACCAAATCGGCAAAAAGTTGGTTTCTTATACAATGAGTAAAATTTGTAGAGAATTTTAACTCATTTTCTTTCTTAGTTCTCTACGCCTACAATTCTTTACTCCCTTCAATTTAACATTTGATGTTGAGCTTAATGACGAACCACTTTCCTGAGATGTTTAAGCtgcaattgatttttattattatcacattaTTCTACTCTTCCTTATATAACATCGGAGTTATGGATAAAAATTCCATTAGTTTCCATAAAGCTGGTAGCAAAATGCTGTAAGCCTtaggtattatttatatgtatttaggtATTATTACCTACTATGAAAATAATCAAAGTGTATCGTCATTTAGTTGTTTAATTTTCCCAGCTTCTTGCGTTGCGGTGCAGTCTCCCTGTCAGAGATGAGATTTCACAGAGGTTTTGAATGAAGGAGATTTCTAAATGTATGTCGAGTCAGTTACATTAGATTGAGAGATTATTTTATCGGAATCTTTCATTCTCAGACTCAGACTCAGCCAAAGCACGGGAATATAAACAAACCTTGCCACGCTCCAATCTGTTATTGAGGTTTTTTTGACACAAAAACCTTCTGATATTCGGGTCGTCAATCAATCGGGGGACTCAGGAATCGAACCCAAATACCTCAGAAAGTAAACACACTACAACATTTGAAGTAGTGTTAGTGAGTCTCCAATACGGTGTGAGgtaatttgattctatatcattaattatctcacattattattacacattatgaatatagcagacaccattatatttactttattaattatacaattattattgtaagtaaatcatcaataaattgtacaactttaatttatattatttttggcataacatttaatactggcatgtaatacaatttttaatttgaatgattGCAGGGCATTGTAATAAAGAGATTGGTTCCTTACTGCACGTGATTTTATTTTGCCCTTCCGAACTACTGAAAATACAGTAGTTTAAGGCAGCAAATTAATCAAGACTAATACTTCttgtttaaaaactatataaagtaGAATAAACacgatgaaataaaatgaaacgattaaaaaaaatcatttatttgtttattatataaacaacataataatatttatatcaagcaAATCAAGTAGCCGTTAACAAATCTGTTGAAATGTTACTATTGACTAGTAAACgagtttaaattaacttttacctGTCCAAGATAAATGGTTTATATGGTTTAGTAAGATTTAAAAGTTCAATAAGTTTTAGGACAGACAACTTGTTTGCTCGACCATTAATTTCTAAGTAATGAAATCGACATGCAACGTTTACACAATATCAGCTCCTATTTAATAAAGCGAGCATCGACATCGAAGAATTGGATAAGTTTTTATtcgtctttaattaaatttacacttCGAGAAATCCATTTCCGGATGTTGTTCCataaatctgtaaaaaaaaatggatattatttatcttttgaaAAGATTATTCCGTTGAAGTCTGAGCACTGTTTTGCGGAAAAAGTTAAATGTTCGTTTTCAAGGCGAAATGTATTGACATAAGAGgttgaataatatgttttactttTGGCGATTTAATAAAgtacttttatatgtattgcATGTAGAAGTCACCATTTCCGCCCAATAATATGATTCTACCTTTATCGATCACGTAAAGAGGAATGAGGAAAAATGTTATGTGAGGCTGTTTTATTCTAGTTAATACTTACAagtgtaatttaaatacatacatttgacTTTATTATTAGTGTTGACGCAATAATTGTATTGGCTAACTTAAGATgctacgatgttttttttttaaataactcgagtcagaaatacaaaaatacactaCACACACCACTAGTTTGTGTAATTTGTGatttaatagaatttttaaatgtactactattctaaatacaaattctactttaaaaatattttcttccgAGCCACGGGTACTATTTTAAAACTTCAATTAAAAGTTGtatgtttcgttttatttattttatagcctATTCTAACCGCAGGAGGAGTAAAGACAAATACAAACGGTACATTGACATTGAATTGAaaatcttgaataatctatggaTTTTATTGATGATTAGCGAAAATTGCCTTTTGAATGTCAGTATAGTTATTATCGGAActttaaagtcaaattaaattgGATATAAGAggttaaatagaatataataagtaatttaataactgTTTCCTATTAATAATACAGCTGAGCTACCAGCAAAGCACGTCGATATTGAAAATCTatagtttgtttatctttaatcCTTCGATTGGGTattcgaattaatttaatttaaaaactttttataagcCGGTAGtagtctataaatattttagcattTTCTCATCTCTTATCTTTCATACATTGGCCACAAAGGTGATACAAATGATGACTCCGACCATAGTCAATAATATGTATCGCTTACTTTTTAAGTACGTCCTGTTTCTTCTGTTCCTCGCTGGTGGGCAGGCCCCTTTCCTTTTGTCTTTGATCGTACATCATTTTCTCAACTAGGCCTCGTGTTTCTCCGTCTAAATCCGATAACTTTGATGGTtctggaataaaaataataaatatataaacaagattatatacaaattatcgaTCCATATCTAGAATTTTTTTGTTCTAAGTATAGTATGTACTCTATAGTAATTTCTAGTATCTGTTAGCGGTTCTATCCCCGTAATTATCTTATTCGtctttattacttaatatttttacatcattaaagAATAATCCgaaaaatcaaaaatgtttaatcaaatttaatttttttttgcattttggAACTTTTTTTGGAacttttttttcagtttattaACGGTGTTCACTAATTGCATTAATGTAGTATTGATACTAAAATTGTTTGACAGTACTTGTaatcgataaatattatataagtttatagtataagaatacaataaaatctttaataacaataatatatgtataaatatatagtcaTGAAATCTGAAAGTCtcatagattttttattgaagtagtatgtctattattatttgatgacctccgtggtcgagtggtgtatacaccggttttcatgggtacgccactctgaggtcccgggttcgattcccggccgagtcaatgtagattatcattagttttctatggtgtcttgggtctgggtgtttatggtaccgacgttacttctgatttttcataacactagtgctttagctacttacattgggatcagagtaatctatgtaatgttgtcgcatatttatttattattattaaaaaatactgaacTAATCCATGACAATTGACGGACTAATCTACCCGCAGCCTGCTATCGCACCTTGGTAACACGTCCAACATTCTCATTCTTTGTATGTCTTACATTGTGATatggaaatattaaaacttaggAAATCAATATATGgtattattgttatgaaaaataaataaagaatatatctcATATCAAATTCAACGAGGTAATTGATTTCGCTATTAAATTTCAGTCCGTCCAGCCGTTCGATCGTGATTGAAGGACAAACATCCAAACGagcattatttacatttataatattaataataataatatatttttcaactcCCACGGTctatacaacatttaaaaatacacgcCTGCATTTTTTACtcttgtttgtttgtattttgtaaGTAGTCATTAGGAACTAGTATAGTAACACGCTGAGTACATAGTAACAgtgctttttatataaaaaaatcgtgtattaaaaacgatatttgtatgtatatgtaagtaGCAGAACTTGAATTCTCCAATTTACcacttaataaattgtaaatgatcattaattaaaaaaaaaaagtcaacacacaatcattgaatatatCGCCCACCatacagaaaataaaacaactcaATCAGTTAGCTTTCCTTTTTAAgttggtttaaataaaaatatactttatagatTACGTCCATTCTGAAAGTATAAACTTTGAAAGTACATTTAATAGAACTAGTATCTACTCATTGCAtgaatcattaaaaagtttgcGAATATGATTGGCAAAAAATTCTATACAAGAAATCTTGGCCTAGTATGTATACGATTGCTATAGAGTTTGGGAGACAATGaagtttctatttaaatttcaaaagtgGACCAGCAAGGCGAATGCATTCTATCTAGCTTGTCTATAGACATGTAAGAAGGTTCAATACATATAAGATtttgttatatgaatatatgaatgaaaccgctttttttattatcatttaagaTTATGTTCCCACCGGTACggaatgtataatataaagagaAGAGCGGCATTAAAATCTGATACCTATTTACAGACAATTAAGTAACACAGGTgtgttaattgaatacaattaaacattgtttatatGACATGAAAACAAATGTTaagtccacgctttttatcatatataatctatgttaaattattttatagctaCACAGCCACGACACGTAGCATCTTTTAAGCAGAACATTAGTAGTATATTAATCTcgtatatatacaaattcatATTTAGCTTCAAtgtaaagttttcttttttacttatttaatgcatataataataaaacaaacaattatttgtatattattgatGTACATATGATGTcgtgatagaaaaataatacactGGCAATCAATCGATACGAAACGTGGCAATGTCGTTTATCGTTCAAGCATACaaagtagtatttatttaattctcacGAGTTTTAAAACTTAGAAAGACATCTTGACATCCTTGAATGTTTATATACTAGGTAATGTAGGAAATCCGAACGGAAGGCTCTATCATTAcagaatgtatttaaaataaatttataattaacgtaATGATCGCAACAGTCtatcaaacatttaattatttgttttagtaaGATATTCATTATAGCAAAACAGTTTTCACCGAATTAAAAAATTGGCCTACTTAAAGTAGATGTTACGTTAGGTTActttaaaagcttttttttaaaagcagaCAAATTTCAATTGAAGAGACAAATCGTggtacttttacatttatttgtcatcataaattacattttaatgaccTTTGTTCTTTCTTATTGCTCTAGTAATGGATTTAAACGTCAAACAAATGAAACTCCCTTTTGCATTAATAACAtcaatttagaatatattagCAACTATCTGAATCCGcggcattttatatttatacattttatcacACAATTTAATGCACAAACATTTTAtgaattaactaaaaatactaTGATTTTCATATCGtcacatgaaaaatatagattCGCCAAACATTTACCCACTTTTCACAATTATAGAATATTTGTGTGACAAAACTAACCAAACTATcttcataccaatttttatcaaaattgttcCACTTTAGcttacataatattagtattttccTGTTCTAacgaaaacttatttaattttgcgAAACCTTGACTTATAAATCTGTTAGACACTCcgtgcgattctgtaagaattctcTTTGTATAATattcgtgaaatgttgacaaccgACTTACGACGAAACGCAATTTTGATACGTGtgtcttaataattataatagtcaaAGTAGCATACAAACATTTAACAATCATATTCTGTAAAGAGTTCCGGGTTTCTTATTAAAGAAtcgataaaactatttataaaactttctcATTGATTcgatgtttttgaatttggaatttaaatataatttattaataaggtaTCTTCGTGACATAAATCGATGATTAATTTAATCTCAAGACCTACTTTTCCATTTACGTTATAATTGTTGACCTACTGCTAGTCTGTTTTATAAGATGTGAccctaattttataaatatttttcgtcaCATTTCGATTAgcttgtacatttttattttaagtaaagctTTGCCTGCACTTGAAGACACAAATCATGGTACATTACATTTGACGTCATAACTTATATTTAAGATTagccattatttttattgaatatctaaATCTT harbors:
- the LOC124530560 gene encoding protein odr-4 homolog, which produces MVRTVYSPEHCLQYLEQYATQENFVLGLILGQITDARENIIHLARTPDDKTADTVSEETYDSQKTETVRNLLGVSEAWVADHAKHVTRMLPGGMFVQGIFITSDEDVFEDPNHFSKIKAILNFIHKTLSSNQYMFGNYPHLNERLILHMSTSTKVLTCKSIEVGSSKTTSMKPVEWKFLPKMQQWQRLDCYYEFDDVYPVIVKKSGISVKQQFQQILEVAYKTIQSSVMFIDGELKDGSDALEQLIKKKRLKSSTKTTQDAPKSMHVSLFVPFENSLPETVEYLECDGNIHFSGVVSSSVFMYPKATVSEAIAAVKQDIIRSLASRFTMHCDALIDDNLLPEEKVCFNEPPRRVLVPVGSLYLCDYLFPGEAPAEALLSVKELLDLQITEGDVVCDVETPADTSEFDALDRDTSSEELLATPQEASQFMYITGICFAMFVLIVSIFIHYYDAIVQFMGKLLTRS